A stretch of the Mesorhizobium huakuii genome encodes the following:
- the secB gene encoding protein-export chaperone SecB: MASNDDAPVGAANGNGNTAAQPSLNVLAQYVKDLSFESPGAPNSLRGRDKAPGIAINVNVNANPLSDKQFDVNLTLNAKASFDQEVLFNVELVYGGVFAISGFPQEHMLPILFIECPRLLFPFARQIIAEATRNGGFPPLMLDPIDFAQMFQQKIAEDQAASKVKVS; the protein is encoded by the coding sequence ATGGCCAGCAATGATGACGCGCCGGTCGGCGCTGCCAACGGAAACGGCAACACGGCGGCGCAGCCGTCGCTCAACGTGCTCGCCCAGTATGTGAAGGACCTGTCCTTCGAAAGCCCCGGCGCGCCGAACTCGCTGCGCGGCCGCGACAAGGCGCCCGGCATCGCCATCAACGTCAATGTCAACGCCAACCCGCTCTCCGACAAGCAGTTCGACGTCAATCTGACGCTGAACGCCAAGGCCTCCTTCGACCAGGAAGTGCTGTTCAACGTCGAGCTGGTCTATGGCGGCGTCTTCGCTATTTCGGGGTTCCCGCAGGAGCACATGCTGCCGATCCTGTTCATCGAATGCCCGCGCCTGCTGTTCCCCTTCGCCCGCCAGATCATCGCCGAGGCGACCCGCAATGGCGGCTTCCCGCCGCTGATGCTCGACCCGATCGACTTCGCGCAGATGTTCCAGCAGAAGATCGCCGAAGACCAGGCTGCGTCGAAGGTCAAGGTGAGCTGA